In Chryseobacterium lactis, a single genomic region encodes these proteins:
- the ftsZ gene encoding cell division protein FtsZ translates to MENIGTQGFSFDLPKGNSSIIKVIGVGGGGNNALKHMYEKGIHGVDFVICNTDAQTLDNNPVANKVQLGTSITEGLGAGADPEVGEKSAIESIEDIKAAMGQNTKMVFITAGMGGGTGTGAAPVIAKVAKDMGILTVGIVTVPFSFEGKRRLDQAENGLEKLKNNVDSLIVINNDKLRQQFGNLGFKQGFSKADEVLANAAKGMAEVITGYFDVNIDFRDAKSVLQNSGTALMSTGTASGENKAEEAVRKALDSPLLNDNKITGAKNVLLLIRSGAEEVTMDEIGIIMDHIQKEAGNTADIIFGVGADEELGDAVSVLVIATGFSNDNKKFSGPTEKIRISLNDSFDAQKSSPFKTREEREATPEATHDFGGKNMFRLDDEDHDAPFNMSSTEKKMIIEEEYIKKEIKFFDNEDDALNSPEQAWRNEEEGDQEFSLFSIDEENEDPNDLEIQSFSFDFENKKEEPQSGTSFNNSFSDEKPVEFSFFVNEPVRNEPKTDFGQPKAEFNAPASAVAEPAQKIETFYQKEEPKAETKPAFENKKEIETPKTEESEFTFVNKTVDQERVIERRNKLKEFNSRYQSFDSTSEFESIPAFKRKNISIDGNNASDQNINTYLSDNNGSMQIRENRFLNKDVD, encoded by the coding sequence ATGGAAAATATAGGTACACAAGGATTTTCATTTGATTTGCCAAAAGGAAATTCATCCATCATAAAAGTAATCGGTGTAGGGGGCGGTGGAAACAACGCTCTAAAGCACATGTACGAAAAAGGGATCCACGGAGTTGATTTCGTGATTTGTAATACAGATGCTCAAACTTTAGATAATAACCCTGTTGCCAACAAAGTTCAATTGGGAACTTCTATCACAGAAGGTCTTGGTGCTGGTGCTGACCCTGAAGTGGGTGAAAAATCAGCTATTGAAAGTATTGAAGACATCAAAGCAGCGATGGGACAGAACACAAAAATGGTGTTCATCACTGCCGGAATGGGCGGTGGTACCGGTACCGGAGCAGCCCCTGTTATTGCTAAAGTAGCAAAAGACATGGGAATCTTAACGGTAGGTATTGTTACCGTTCCTTTTAGCTTTGAAGGAAAAAGAAGACTTGATCAGGCCGAAAACGGTCTTGAAAAATTAAAAAATAACGTTGATTCACTTATTGTTATCAATAACGATAAACTGAGACAGCAGTTTGGAAACCTTGGGTTCAAACAAGGATTCTCAAAAGCAGATGAAGTTTTAGCCAATGCCGCAAAAGGAATGGCAGAAGTTATTACAGGTTATTTTGATGTAAACATTGACTTTAGAGATGCTAAATCTGTGCTTCAAAACTCCGGGACAGCTCTTATGTCCACAGGTACGGCTTCAGGTGAAAATAAAGCCGAAGAAGCAGTAAGAAAAGCTCTTGATTCTCCATTGTTAAATGATAATAAGATTACAGGTGCTAAAAATGTACTGTTGTTGATCAGAAGTGGTGCGGAAGAAGTAACGATGGACGAGATCGGTATCATCATGGATCATATCCAGAAAGAAGCCGGTAATACCGCAGATATTATCTTCGGAGTAGGTGCTGATGAAGAATTAGGAGATGCAGTAAGCGTTCTTGTAATTGCTACAGGATTCTCTAATGATAACAAGAAGTTTTCAGGTCCTACCGAAAAAATCAGAATCAGTCTTAACGATAGTTTTGATGCTCAAAAATCTTCTCCTTTCAAAACAAGAGAAGAAAGAGAAGCTACTCCTGAAGCAACCCATGATTTCGGAGGAAAAAACATGTTCAGATTAGATGACGAGGATCATGATGCTCCTTTCAATATGTCGTCTACTGAAAAAAAAATGATTATTGAAGAAGAGTATATCAAAAAAGAAATAAAATTCTTTGATAATGAAGATGATGCCTTAAATTCTCCTGAACAAGCCTGGAGAAATGAAGAAGAAGGAGATCAGGAATTCAGTTTATTCTCTATTGATGAAGAAAATGAAGATCCAAATGATCTGGAAATTCAATCTTTCTCATTTGATTTTGAAAATAAAAAAGAAGAACCTCAATCCGGAACTTCTTTTAACAACTCTTTTTCAGATGAAAAACCTGTTGAATTCAGCTTTTTTGTAAACGAGCCGGTAAGAAATGAGCCTAAGACAGATTTTGGCCAGCCTAAAGCAGAGTTTAATGCCCCGGCAAGTGCTGTAGCTGAACCTGCTCAAAAGATAGAAACATTCTATCAAAAAGAAGAGCCAAAGGCAGAAACAAAACCCGCTTTTGAAAACAAAAAAGAAATTGAAACTCCAAAAACTGAAGAATCAGAATTCACTTTTGTGAATAAAACGGTAGATCAGGAAAGAGTTATAGAAAGAAGAAATAAATTAAAAGAATTCAACTCACGTTATCAAAGTTTTGACAGCACTAGTGAATTCGAATCTATTCCTGCTTTCAAAAGAAAAAATATCTCTATCGACGGAAACAATGCCTCAGACCAGAATATTAACACATATCTGTCTGACAACAACGGATCTATGCAGATCAGAGAAAACAGATTTTTAAATAAAGATGTTGATTAA
- a CDS encoding cysteine hydrolase family protein: protein MGTLSTNTALIIVDIQKGFNDLAYWGGNRNNPNAEENAKAILEKFRQLKLPIFFIQHCSQNPDSILHESNAGNELKDGFAPLEHEYLIKKSVNSSFIGTDLKDLLDKLSIKNTVIVGITTEHCVSTTTRMSGNFGYNTYVIEDACATFDKLGIDGKKYSAQEIHMMELSCLNNEFAKVLTTNELNPLLEQ from the coding sequence ATGGGAACTTTAAGCACAAATACAGCATTAATTATTGTTGATATTCAAAAGGGATTTAATGACTTAGCGTACTGGGGAGGAAATAGAAATAATCCAAATGCCGAAGAAAATGCAAAAGCTATTCTGGAAAAATTCCGACAATTAAAGTTACCCATATTTTTTATTCAGCATTGTTCGCAAAATCCAGATTCTATTTTGCATGAAAGCAATGCAGGAAATGAGTTAAAAGATGGATTTGCTCCTTTAGAACATGAATATCTTATTAAGAAAAGTGTCAATAGCAGCTTCATTGGTACTGATTTAAAAGATCTTCTGGACAAATTATCGATTAAAAACACTGTAATTGTCGGTATTACTACAGAACATTGTGTAAGCACAACAACAAGAATGTCGGGCAATTTTGGCTACAATACCTATGTTATAGAAGATGCATGTGCAACATTCGATAAATTAGGTATTGATGGAAAAAAATACAGCGCACAGGAAATCCATATGATGGAATTATCCTGTTTAAATAATGAATTTGCAAAAGTTTTAACAACCAATGAGTTAAATCCTTTGCTTGAACAATAA
- a CDS encoding GatB/YqeY domain-containing protein, translating into MSLENIISEAIKTAMREKDRVALDSLRAVKSQILLLKTEARGAEVSEEQEIAILQRMIKQRKDSFEQFTAQGRQDLAEVEDAQMKVIEKFLPKQLSAEELEAEIKNIISETGAESIKDLGKVMGAASKALAGKSDGKSISETAKKLLS; encoded by the coding sequence ATGTCACTAGAAAATATAATAAGTGAAGCAATAAAAACAGCCATGAGAGAAAAAGACAGAGTAGCTCTGGATTCTCTTCGTGCAGTAAAATCTCAAATCCTTCTTTTAAAAACTGAGGCAAGAGGTGCTGAAGTTTCTGAGGAACAGGAAATTGCCATTCTGCAGAGAATGATTAAACAACGTAAAGACTCTTTCGAACAGTTTACTGCTCAGGGCAGACAAGACCTTGCAGAAGTAGAAGATGCTCAGATGAAGGTCATTGAGAAATTTTTACCAAAGCAACTTTCTGCAGAAGAATTAGAAGCAGAAATTAAAAACATTATTTCAGAAACCGGAGCCGAATCTATTAAAGATTTAGGCAAGGTAATGGGAGCTGCTTCAAAAGCATTAGCCGGAAAATCAGATGGAAAAAGCATCTCTGAGACGGCCAAAAAACTTCTGTCTTAA
- a CDS encoding BrxA/BrxB family bacilliredoxin, producing MYPTDLVMPMKAELTDKGFQDLTTPAQVEDALKQSGTTLLVINSVCGCAAGAARPGVVYSLTGDKKPDHLTTVFAGFDTEAVVEARKHLAPFPPSSPCVALFKDGELVHMLERHHIEGNPAGAIAANLQAAYDEYC from the coding sequence ATGTATCCAACAGATTTGGTAATGCCCATGAAGGCAGAACTTACAGATAAAGGTTTCCAGGATTTAACGACACCTGCGCAGGTGGAAGATGCTTTGAAGCAATCGGGAACTACATTATTAGTAATCAATTCCGTATGTGGTTGTGCAGCAGGAGCTGCAAGACCTGGAGTTGTTTACTCTTTAACAGGAGATAAAAAACCTGATCATTTAACAACAGTTTTCGCTGGATTTGATACAGAGGCAGTAGTAGAAGCAAGAAAACACCTTGCTCCATTCCCTCCAAGCTCTCCATGTGTTGCTCTTTTCAAAGATGGAGAATTGGTTCATATGCTGGAAAGACATCACATTGAAGGAAATCCTGCAGGTGCTATTGCAGCAAACCTACAGGCTGCTTATGATGAATATTGCTAG
- a CDS encoding GH3 auxin-responsive promoter family protein: protein MATKALFNTVVNWFIRQRIDQIQNFMDHPIETQKGILFSQLFHAEDTEYGKLHGFNSISSYQDFKNKVPIVTYEDFEPYIEKARQGYKDVSWPGLIKHFAKSSGTTNAKSKFIPISTESLEYCHMKAGKDMVSIYANNHPENQLFNYKNLRLGGSSELYADFNTKFGDLSAILIDNLPFWVEITTTPSKKVSLMGEWESKLRAITSEVKNEDVGSILGVPSWMLVLLQRVLKETNIGSVSELWPNLEVFFHGGISFKPYREQFRQIIGKNINYYEIYNASEGFFGIQDRSNSDEMLLMLDYGIFYEFIPMDQFHFSNPKVVSLEDVEIGKNYAMVITTNGGLWRYLIGDTVVFTSTNPFRIKITGRTKHYINAFGEELMITNVESALSKACDLTGACITDFTGAPVFMKENEGGAHEWIFEFSQHPNSLESFIDIFDQHLKTINSDYEAKRYNNITLKRPIVHIAKNNLFYHWLESKGKLGGQNKVPRLSNDREYIDPLLELNK from the coding sequence ATGGCAACCAAAGCACTTTTCAATACCGTCGTCAATTGGTTTATCCGTCAAAGGATAGATCAGATACAGAATTTCATGGATCATCCTATTGAAACACAGAAGGGTATATTATTCTCCCAACTGTTTCATGCCGAGGATACGGAATATGGTAAATTACACGGATTCAATTCTATTTCAAGCTACCAGGACTTTAAAAATAAGGTTCCCATAGTCACTTATGAAGATTTTGAACCTTATATTGAAAAAGCAAGGCAAGGTTACAAGGATGTAAGCTGGCCGGGACTTATTAAACATTTTGCCAAATCATCGGGAACCACTAATGCGAAGAGCAAATTTATTCCTATTTCCACTGAAAGTCTTGAGTACTGTCATATGAAGGCTGGAAAAGACATGGTTTCCATCTACGCTAATAACCATCCGGAAAATCAGCTCTTTAATTATAAAAACTTACGTTTAGGAGGAAGTTCTGAGCTGTATGCAGACTTTAATACAAAATTTGGCGATTTATCGGCTATTTTAATTGATAATCTTCCATTTTGGGTAGAAATCACCACAACTCCGAGCAAGAAAGTGTCCCTGATGGGAGAATGGGAAAGCAAACTAAGAGCCATCACCTCCGAAGTTAAAAATGAGGATGTTGGAAGTATCCTTGGAGTACCAAGCTGGATGCTCGTTCTTTTACAAAGAGTATTAAAGGAAACCAACATTGGTAGTGTGTCTGAACTTTGGCCTAATTTAGAGGTCTTTTTTCACGGTGGAATAAGTTTTAAGCCCTATCGGGAGCAATTCAGGCAGATCATCGGAAAAAACATCAATTACTACGAAATTTACAATGCATCTGAAGGCTTCTTCGGAATACAGGACAGATCCAATAGTGACGAAATGCTTTTAATGCTTGATTATGGAATCTTCTATGAATTCATCCCGATGGATCAGTTCCATTTTTCAAATCCAAAAGTAGTAAGCCTGGAAGACGTCGAGATAGGAAAAAACTATGCGATGGTGATTACGACCAACGGAGGCTTGTGGAGATATTTAATTGGTGATACGGTCGTATTTACCTCTACGAATCCTTTCAGGATAAAAATAACAGGGCGAACCAAACATTATATCAATGCTTTCGGAGAGGAACTGATGATTACTAATGTAGAATCTGCTCTTTCTAAAGCCTGTGATCTTACAGGAGCCTGCATTACAGACTTTACCGGAGCTCCGGTATTTATGAAAGAAAATGAAGGGGGAGCCCACGAATGGATCTTTGAATTCAGCCAGCACCCGAACAGCCTGGAAAGTTTCATTGATATTTTTGATCAGCATCTGAAGACGATCAATTCAGACTATGAAGCGAAAAGATATAATAATATAACACTTAAAAGGCCTATTGTTCATATTGCAAAAAACAACCTCTTTTATCATTGGCTTGAATCAAAAGGGAAACTGGGAGGCCAGAATAAAGTTCCGAGATTAAGCAATGACAGAGAGTATATAGACCCACTACTGGAACTTAATAAATAA
- a CDS encoding endonuclease/exonuclease/phosphatase family protein, producing the protein MKSNQILLFIHIVVAVLLLCTLGNAWIPPNILGNLNLLSLGFPYLILTHIILTLVWIFKKKKVAIAFALGTLIFYNPIRRWVNFSPKTENLKTIRDIKVLTFNVKYGEYGWDKIKGYIKEQDPDIILVQEKDTNRAIKHDLVKYPSVILKTKHKIIRQAEIIEDNARGNSFFADVDINGKIIRIVNVYLEPFRLHKTMFTKLDAFGIGNLSTLLSHMIPTFQAHEDQVKKIRNIIDMSPYPVILAGDFNSVPNSYEYYNLGKNLQDAFLVAGRGSASSFHDYKVPLRIDYIFTSKSIIPLSYKVDNSVELSDHYPVIAEFLLN; encoded by the coding sequence ATGAAGTCGAATCAGATATTACTATTTATACATATCGTTGTTGCTGTTTTATTGCTGTGCACATTGGGGAATGCATGGATTCCACCTAATATTTTAGGGAATCTTAATCTGCTTTCTCTAGGTTTCCCATATCTGATACTGACACACATCATTCTAACACTGGTATGGATTTTTAAAAAGAAAAAAGTAGCAATCGCTTTCGCACTGGGTACACTTATTTTTTACAATCCGATAAGAAGATGGGTTAATTTTTCACCCAAAACAGAAAATCTTAAAACAATCCGTGATATTAAAGTGTTAACTTTTAATGTAAAGTATGGGGAATATGGATGGGATAAGATAAAAGGGTATATTAAAGAACAAGATCCAGATATTATTTTGGTTCAGGAAAAAGATACCAACCGTGCAATCAAACATGATTTGGTAAAGTATCCTTCAGTAATTCTTAAAACCAAGCATAAAATTATAAGACAGGCGGAAATTATTGAGGACAATGCACGAGGTAATTCCTTCTTTGCCGATGTAGATATCAATGGGAAAATTATCAGAATTGTAAATGTGTATCTGGAGCCTTTCAGACTTCATAAAACCATGTTTACAAAACTGGATGCTTTTGGAATAGGGAATTTATCGACTTTGCTTTCCCATATGATTCCTACCTTCCAGGCTCATGAAGATCAGGTAAAAAAAATAAGAAATATAATTGATATGTCCCCGTATCCTGTCATTCTTGCCGGAGACTTTAATTCTGTACCCAATTCATATGAGTACTATAATTTGGGTAAAAACCTTCAGGATGCATTTTTAGTAGCCGGAAGGGGAAGTGCAAGTAGTTTCCATGACTATAAGGTTCCTTTACGAATTGATTATATTTTTACCTCAAAATCAATTATTCCTTTGAGCTATAAAGTTGACAATTCTGTAGAATTATCGGATCACTATCCTGTAATTGCAGAATTTCTGTTAAATTAG
- a CDS encoding endonuclease/exonuclease/phosphatase family protein, whose amino-acid sequence MKIFRLIVFIAHLGILFLLLATLLNAYIPPKIFPWFNLLSLGFPVLIITYCILTLFWVFSWKKRAFVFMFAGLIFLSPIKRWVNYSTDKRGNPNIKVVSLNTKSGGLGRDKIQSFLQSQNADVILLQEEGKGYDIEGYQKVNPFGGFTVLTRHKIISQKVLRPQDEDLRIPGVQIDIEIKGRVYRFIDVYLHPFRFEKEMVKLNGNSDANEQKVKDVIKKLIPTFKKHQEQIGFLREAVENSPYPVILGGDFNSVPNSYEYYHLSEGLEDAFLSTGKGSATSFHDYKFPIRIDYIFSSKSVRPVSYVVDRSVSLSDHYPVVAEFSVEPK is encoded by the coding sequence GTGAAGATTTTCCGACTTATCGTTTTCATAGCCCATCTTGGGATTTTATTTTTATTGCTGGCTACTTTATTGAATGCCTATATTCCACCTAAAATATTTCCGTGGTTTAATTTGCTTTCCCTGGGATTTCCGGTACTGATAATCACTTACTGTATATTGACGCTTTTCTGGGTTTTTAGCTGGAAGAAAAGGGCTTTTGTATTCATGTTTGCCGGATTGATTTTCCTGAGTCCGATAAAACGATGGGTCAATTATTCAACAGATAAAAGGGGAAATCCCAACATAAAGGTGGTTTCCTTAAATACCAAATCGGGTGGTTTGGGAAGAGATAAAATTCAGTCTTTTCTGCAATCTCAAAATGCTGATGTGATTCTTTTACAGGAAGAAGGTAAAGGGTATGACATTGAAGGATATCAAAAAGTAAATCCATTTGGTGGTTTTACAGTCCTGACCCGTCATAAAATTATCAGCCAGAAAGTATTGAGGCCTCAGGATGAGGATCTAAGGATTCCCGGCGTACAAATCGATATAGAAATCAAAGGTAGAGTTTACCGTTTTATTGATGTATATCTTCATCCGTTTCGTTTTGAAAAAGAAATGGTAAAGCTTAACGGAAATTCTGATGCCAATGAGCAGAAAGTGAAAGACGTTATCAAAAAGCTTATTCCCACCTTTAAAAAACATCAGGAACAAATTGGTTTTTTGCGGGAAGCGGTAGAAAATTCGCCTTATCCGGTGATTTTAGGCGGAGATTTTAATTCTGTTCCTAATTCTTATGAATACTATCATTTGTCTGAAGGACTTGAAGATGCATTTTTAAGTACCGGAAAAGGAAGTGCAACCAGTTTTCATGATTATAAATTTCCCATAAGAATAGATTATATTTTTTCTTCTAAATCTGTACGCCCGGTTTCCTATGTGGTTGACCGTTCTGTCAGTCTTTCAGATCATTATCCTGTTGTTGCAGAATTCTCCGTAGAACCTAAATAA
- a CDS encoding rhomboid family intramembrane serine protease: protein MFNNIPPITRNIIIINVIVYIVTSLMGNQVIGYLAGFYPFSPFFHSWQIVTHMFMHGSIMHILFNMLTLFSFGPILEQTLGDKKYLILYFASGLGAFFLFNLWNFVEVQQISAELQQLGFNVSAYLSGASVEFSGAGDTVLRQKELLGSLKDIVATPMVGASGAIFGVVAAFATLYPDSKIGIMFIPVPIKVKYLLPIIVVVSVYLGVSGNGGGIAHLAHVGGALVGWLLARIWKKHLYRFN from the coding sequence ATGTTTAACAATATACCGCCGATTACCAGAAATATTATCATTATCAATGTCATTGTGTACATTGTTACTTCCTTAATGGGGAATCAGGTGATTGGCTATCTTGCAGGCTTTTATCCCTTCTCACCATTTTTCCATTCATGGCAGATTGTTACCCACATGTTTATGCATGGAAGTATTATGCATATTTTATTTAATATGCTGACCCTATTTAGCTTTGGACCTATTCTGGAACAAACGCTGGGAGATAAAAAATATCTGATACTTTACTTTGCCAGTGGTTTGGGTGCTTTTTTTCTTTTTAACTTATGGAATTTTGTAGAAGTTCAGCAAATTTCAGCAGAATTGCAACAACTTGGATTTAATGTAAGTGCCTACCTATCCGGAGCCAGTGTTGAGTTTTCTGGAGCTGGAGATACCGTTCTTAGACAAAAAGAGCTTTTAGGAAGCTTGAAAGATATTGTAGCAACTCCTATGGTAGGAGCGTCCGGAGCCATCTTTGGAGTCGTGGCAGCTTTTGCAACACTATATCCGGATTCTAAAATCGGAATTATGTTTATTCCCGTACCTATAAAAGTAAAATATCTGCTACCGATCATTGTTGTTGTTTCTGTATATCTTGGTGTTTCAGGGAATGGAGGAGGAATTGCACACCTTGCTCACGTGGGTGGAGCTTTAGTGGGGTGGCTGTTGGCACGAATTTGGAAAAAGCATTTGTACAGATTCAATTAA
- the mutL gene encoding DNA mismatch repair endonuclease MutL yields MSDIIQLLPDHVANQIAAGEVVQRPASIVKELLENAIDAEATKIELIVRDAGKNLIQVVDDGKGMSETDARMAFERHATSKIRGTEDIFKISTKGFRGEALASIAAVSQVELRTKQNDASVGTNIYIEGGVFQFQDPVQTAEGSNFLVKNLFYNVPARRKFLKNNNIEFRHVIDEFQRVALAHEGLEFSLFHDDEPVFRLRKGSQMQRIVDVFGRKLQPLLIPIKEDIIWCKLHGFVAKPEGSKKSRGEQFLFVNGRYFKSPYFNKAVQEAFEGLLQPGYVPSFFLFLELDPDKIDVNIHPQKTEVKFEDEHLIFALLRSTIKRSLGIYNVSPSLDFDRDPELDEMMNKPIPSKGNGGGSGVIKMPEIIVDKDYNPFLEERNVRPEEIQNLTEMYHQNITAEPSKINLFEDEDFDEDLMRLPNGYWLFNKGDVTLMLDLGRMHRLLVSESNKSTRKSNTNSHALLFSLEYHMNEIEKNKYNSIKKYLPELGFDMKIAHESVLRIDSLPEGLKETQAMKFLENLFEILEYKTEDEFMQYYHNQWSKMQSKSRFDFIYKKDAEQVIKDFTALGFPEFLPDGKRCFYEVPFNDFKNKF; encoded by the coding sequence ATGTCAGATATTATTCAGCTTTTACCGGATCATGTAGCCAACCAAATTGCAGCAGGTGAGGTGGTGCAGCGGCCTGCATCCATCGTAAAAGAACTTTTGGAGAATGCTATAGATGCAGAGGCAACGAAAATTGAACTGATCGTTAGAGATGCCGGAAAAAACCTTATACAGGTGGTTGACGATGGAAAAGGAATGTCTGAGACAGATGCACGAATGGCGTTTGAAAGACATGCTACATCCAAGATCAGAGGAACAGAAGATATCTTTAAGATCTCCACAAAAGGATTCCGTGGCGAAGCATTGGCTTCTATTGCTGCGGTTTCGCAGGTAGAGCTGAGAACGAAACAAAATGACGCTTCTGTAGGAACCAATATCTATATTGAAGGTGGAGTTTTCCAGTTTCAGGATCCGGTTCAGACTGCAGAAGGATCAAATTTTTTAGTTAAAAACCTTTTCTATAATGTTCCTGCCAGAAGAAAATTTCTGAAAAATAATAATATAGAATTCAGGCACGTAATCGATGAATTTCAGCGTGTTGCACTGGCTCATGAAGGGTTGGAGTTTTCTTTATTTCATGATGATGAACCTGTTTTCAGATTGAGAAAAGGAAGTCAGATGCAGCGTATAGTAGATGTTTTCGGAAGAAAATTGCAGCCGCTTTTAATTCCGATCAAAGAAGATATTATCTGGTGTAAACTTCACGGATTTGTTGCTAAACCTGAAGGCTCTAAAAAATCCAGAGGTGAACAATTCCTGTTTGTTAATGGAAGATATTTTAAAAGCCCTTATTTCAATAAAGCGGTTCAGGAAGCTTTTGAAGGATTGCTTCAACCGGGTTATGTACCTTCATTTTTCCTTTTCTTAGAGCTTGATCCGGACAAAATAGACGTTAATATCCACCCACAGAAAACGGAAGTGAAATTTGAAGATGAGCATCTTATTTTCGCTCTGCTTCGTTCCACAATTAAGAGATCTCTGGGGATTTATAACGTTTCTCCAAGTCTTGATTTTGACAGAGATCCCGAACTGGATGAGATGATGAATAAACCTATTCCCAGCAAAGGCAACGGCGGGGGAAGCGGTGTTATAAAAATGCCTGAAATCATTGTAGATAAAGACTACAATCCATTTTTGGAAGAAAGAAATGTGCGCCCGGAAGAAATTCAGAACCTTACGGAAATGTATCATCAGAATATTACCGCGGAGCCTTCAAAAATCAATTTGTTTGAAGACGAAGACTTTGATGAAGATCTGATGAGACTTCCCAACGGATATTGGCTTTTCAATAAAGGAGATGTGACCCTGATGTTGGATCTCGGAAGAATGCACAGGTTATTGGTTTCCGAAAGTAATAAATCAACCAGAAAATCAAATACAAACAGCCATGCGTTACTCTTCTCTCTCGAGTATCATATGAATGAAATAGAAAAGAATAAATATAATTCTATTAAAAAATATCTTCCTGAACTTGGGTTTGACATGAAAATTGCTCATGAAAGTGTACTCAGAATAGATTCACTGCCTGAAGGGCTCAAAGAAACCCAGGCAATGAAGTTTCTGGAGAACCTTTTTGAGATTCTGGAATATAAGACTGAAGATGAATTCATGCAGTATTACCACAATCAATGGAGTAAAATGCAGTCGAAATCCAGATTTGATTTTATTTATAAAAAAGATGCGGAACAAGTCATCAAAGATTTTACAGCACTAGGCTTTCCGGAATTTTTACCGGATGGAAAGAGATGCTTTTATGAAGTTCCGTTTAATGATTTTAAGAACAAATTTTAA
- a CDS encoding YoaK family protein has protein sequence MLRNYSNSRTLGDNIRLGTLTAFTAGTINIASLLIFLSFTSNVTGHYAILAAEISKANWAQVAVVGGWIFLFFFGSFLSNFIVINFNKKSKYFAHAMPIVLEIICLLFVGVYGQFYYQKTLEETEYLVALMLFATGLQNGLTASISNFSVKTTHLTGTTTDLGILVSMFTQKKYRKNGELIGRAKLLSSIMFAYVLGAVFSGLTYYYLEFRVFYVISVCLLIVIGYDAYKIHIRHFNTKYRYNRIYRKPNVLAYLYEKIHGIPQREKKRKLVFED, from the coding sequence ATGTTAAGAAATTATAGTAACAGCAGGACACTGGGAGACAATATCAGGTTGGGGACGCTGACTGCATTTACAGCAGGTACTATAAATATAGCATCCCTATTGATATTTCTTTCCTTTACCTCAAACGTAACGGGACATTATGCGATTTTGGCAGCAGAGATCAGTAAAGCAAACTGGGCACAGGTAGCTGTAGTAGGAGGATGGATCTTTTTATTCTTCTTCGGAAGTTTCCTGTCCAACTTTATTGTGATCAATTTTAATAAAAAAAGTAAATACTTCGCCCACGCCATGCCGATTGTGCTGGAAATCATATGTCTTCTTTTTGTAGGGGTGTACGGACAATTTTATTACCAAAAAACATTAGAAGAAACAGAATATCTTGTCGCATTAATGCTTTTTGCCACAGGATTGCAAAACGGATTAACAGCAAGTATCTCCAATTTCTCGGTAAAGACAACTCACCTTACGGGAACAACAACCGACCTGGGAATTCTGGTGTCCATGTTTACCCAGAAAAAATATAGAAAAAACGGTGAGCTGATCGGAAGGGCGAAATTGCTATCGAGCATTATGTTTGCCTATGTTTTAGGAGCTGTATTCTCAGGGTTAACATATTACTACCTGGAATTCAGGGTGTTTTATGTGATCAGCGTATGTCTTTTGATTGTCATCGGATACGATGCTTATAAAATTCATATCAGACATTTCAATACTAAATACAGGTATAACAGGATTTACAGAAAGCCTAATGTCCTGGCTTACTTATATGAAAAGATCCATGGAATTCCTCAAAGAGAAAAGAAGAGAAAGCTTGTCTTTGAAGATTAA